In Miscanthus floridulus cultivar M001 chromosome 8, ASM1932011v1, whole genome shotgun sequence, the sequence GTTTGCAGCAACTAGCAAGGGAGGAAAGACACAATTTAGGAACAACAACTGAAAATAACAAAATGAATATGTTAGAAGATGCAGACGTTCTTGTCTGCGGGCAATATCAAAATGGTCTAACTCATACCAAGGTCAAGCCTACCAAAGGAATACAACTGTTTTGTTTGATTTGCCCTATCTTTTCTATTTTTATGCTCCCTGTGTCCCAAAGAGTATCGTAGTCTTCTAGATTTGTCCAAGAGTACTTGGCGCAACCCTCGATGAACTAGACGAACAAGAATCTGAACGAGGAGGTAGAATCCCTCCGTCGGCAACTCTAGGACGGGTTCAAAAATCAGTAATCAGTAATCTCAACTAACCGGTGGCCATGGGTCCTGACATACGAAGAACCTCAAACAGGATCCGATCGGATCGAATCGATCCATGGGCACGGGGAGTAGATCAAATGAACAACAGCGCTCAGCCACAAATCAATCGTCATAGCGGCAGTCGCTTAGGGAAAACGGAGGAGTGAGGAAGAGTACTGACTCGGTGCCCTTCTGGCGGAGGATGCAGAACTGCTTGGGGGAGAGGACGACACACCACTCCTCCTCGCTCCTCTGCTTGCGGGGGCGGGACGAATGACTGCGTCGTTGGCGTGCGGGGGCGAGACGCCGGCGGCCGTGCGTGGCGGGGCTGGGGCgggccggcggccgccgccggcgcgcgcGGGCGGACGTGGCGGGATGGGGCGGGCTGTCCGAGCTGCGGCGGCAGCGAGGCtcgggcggagcggcggcggcagcgcccgCGGCCGGGCGTggcgggctgcggcggcggcgggggtgcgGCCGAAACGGTTCACCTTGCGGGGCTGCGCCGAAACGGTTAAGTGGTGAagccactttgccgagagccagatcttggaggctctcggcaaaccttccccctttgccgagagcccccagatccggctctcggtaaagttattttttttcaaatttcgttcgaattttttaactagctaactgcacaaaaaaatattaaaaaaaataaaaattattatttgccgagagtagctctcggcaaaccgaacaaaaaatgatatttctaaaaaaaaattaaatcttttccgagagcagctctcggcaaacctcttcGCTGAGAATATCATTTGGGATATGTTCGTGGTCTCGGCAAACTGAACAATTAaattttttaagaatttttaaatcgttgggcgacatatgttcgtggtcttcgattcgtaaaataaaaggtgaaaaaaaacgtcaacaagatgttatttgccctcaataatgcataaatagcatgaatatcattttctacttaatttttcccgtgtttaaatcaatcgctgttcaaattttaatcaattaaaaaaactccttgaaatgcaattaattaattatatatagaaataattacaaaaatacacaaaatttaaatattgagtacaacctgtagtatgtctatagagaaaaaagtttggagcatatgaaagaaaaaataatttaattggagagagttaggagaagagaaacacatgcacatgaaatatagaaaccacATTTGCCGGCAGCCtgggaggggctctcggcaaatatttgccgagagcggcgctcggcaaagagttttgccgagagcagtaacggaggggctctcggcaaagcggtgacgcCGTCAGGGCAGGTCACTGCTATGGgcccgcggcaatgttttgccgagagcctgatttTGCCGAGAGCGCGGCCTACGGCAAAGGACCGTTTTGCCGACGGGCATTTTTTGCCgagcgcggctctcggcaaaacggCCCACTTCGCTGAGAGCTGTTGCTTGCCGAGATGCAGGCCCACGGCAATCCTGTCACTTGCCGACGGCcggtgtttgccgagagccgcgctcggcaaacgttttctttgccgagagcccgcgtttttgctctcggcaaaaatcTCGGATCTCGGCAAAGGACGTTTTTCCGGTAGTGCCAGACTAAAACTACCGACATGTATTGGAGTTGAAATCGAATCAGCCGTGATCTAAAGGTCAGACCTTCTATACCTGCCCGAATCATGAGTCAATGTTTGTTGATGTGATGTTGGCTTGAGCAATATGTAGAAGAATGGAACTGGTTGCCCATTTTTTCAATGGTATCCAGTATATGAAGACTTATGCTGAAAAGACAGTTGCAAAGGAGGATGCTTGGGAATGGAAATGAATAACACATGGTGGACAGTGATGGCATTGTTGAGAGGACTGTGATTGGCAATGAAGCTAATGGACACATTGACAACAATGAGAAGCTGAAGAAGCAGGCAAATGTAGATGCGATAGCTGTGTAGGATAACCTTAGAACTTTGATCAGTATAGCATATGATATAGCAGGGTGTTGAGATGCATTATTTGTGTGTGTTTGATAGGTGTAGGTGTGCTTCTATTGATGGTGTCTATTGAGATCAACAAGTGAACTATGGTGCTGATCTGTACATTAAATGGTCCATGTAAAATCTAGCGATTGAATTGAAATGATGTGTTTGGAGCAATGTCAATGTTATTGTCATGTTTACCATTGCTACACATGCTTATTCATTCTGGATTGAGCTTTCACAACTGGAACGAGGTTCTTTGCTGAGGGCCGgatacgctcggcaaagaagcctttgccctcAAGCTTGAGCCAATACATGAATGCCAAATTCATCCAAGATTGAGCCAATACATGTAAGATGGGAATTTGAAACTGCTGGAATGCCAATTCATGTTGATGCATATCACCAACATAGTTTGCTTCTGGTCCTAGACAGTTTGCTTTTGTATGGAGTAATGTTCCAATCCTTCTGCACTAGTTTTCTAAAACTGCTAACTGTCATCTTGGTATCAGCTCTGACTACCACCCTGTATTTGCCAGCCAGCCAAGTTGATGTGCATCTCTCCAAATATTCCACTCCCTCTGGCAATTGTGTTGCCCAACATAGGTCTTCACAAGGAAACACTTTACTCTATTGTCAAAAGATGCATATAAGTTGCATGGGCAGCCCTGTGAATAATGACTGCTCAATCTTCTCTTGTCATTCCTTGGCATCTTTATATCAACGCTGTGTTTAAGACTATACTCAGTAACTGCCTTCCTTAGAAGCTCAACTATTGCAAATGTCTAGCCTATTCTGAATGATGGATTGCCCAAATCCTCTTCCCTAAGGCCTTGAACCTCTTCTTGTTTGGCTCTTCAACATCTGAATCTGGCAACTGAAGCCCTTCATCATATGTTGACAGGTCTTCATCATCGGCCATTTCTTCATGCTGAAACTTTTGTCCCTTTAGCCTATTGCCTGTTGCTTTCTTGCACTTGTACATTCTCATGCCCCTACTAGCTCCGTCGTCCAATACATCCACATCAATATTGTCAACAAATAGGTCATCATCCACATCATCTATCTCATAATTAGTATCAATAAAGTCCGAATCTTCTTCATCACTACCCTCAATGACAACACTGGTCTTCTGACACCATGCTTCCTCTCTATAGGTCTGTCGTCACCTTTCTTTGAAATTGCTTGCTTACTTTCGTGCGTCGCCGGTGCGCTGACCATGCATGGCCGTCGTCCTGACTATATATATCGCCATGCCATCTGTCAGGCACTGCGTGCACCCTCGGGTACCACAGATGGCAGTGGTCTGCTATGCGGAGAGTGCGGCGAGCATATACCCCTACGAGATGATAGCCAAgtgggtggcgcaccagctcGACGGCGACGTGCGCCTGCCCAGCGTCGTGGCCATGGAGGAGAGTGTGGCggagtgggagtgggagtggTGGGGGCGGGGGGCCAAGCGCCGCAGCGGCGCTTTCTTCGTCAAGTCATGCATTGCCGCTGTCACAACGTGGTACAGCGATCAGCTGTGCCGGGACATGGGGCGCAATCCCAGGAGGAAGCGGAGAGGGGTCCTCGCCGAATGGCTGCAGCTATACAGGCCCACGGACTATGCTGGCATCCAGTGATCCAGTGAACTGAGGTGAGCCGGCCTGCACTACTGGGAATccatcctttgccgagggcttctgggtttgccgagggctggatctcgggcactcggcaaaggctctctttgccgagggccagccccaggagccctcggcaaagatcggccctcggcaaagaggcctttgccgagggctaggccctcggcaaagaaaaggccctcggcaaaataaatctttgccgagggcctagccctcggcaaattggccctcggcaaatatggtcggatgggtcacggcggccactggcgtcagtctttgccgagtgcccgccgtcaggcactcggcaaagattttttattttttttaaaaaaaatttctttgccgagggccattagctaagccctcggcaaagatcccctttgccgagggccagtttaagccctcggcaaagattttttaattttttttaattttctttgccgagggccattggccaggccctcggcaaagattttttttttgttttttgaacccagtttttttgtggtgctataatacattattgaaaactcaattttaaaatttaggctaattttgacttttttttttatatatttccctactttatttcttttcgttgatttttttcgaatatttcaaatttgaactgcagttggatggaataatgcaatttagtgattcaaaaaatgttattcatggtatttggtgtatgttgagtccctatccatgaactcgtatcaaatttcgggcatcttcttcacgtaacatgacgaggaacttgtcggaaaagtatttttaaattatataaaatccatacgaagtccgaaaatcacgaaacttatcgatgtgtcatgttatcgcatgtgtaggctgtggtaaaaaattgagaaggtttcgagcaagttgtgacgtcggatgccaaaaacccagacatctgcACATCTGATCTTATTGTGTCAAAACAGGTGGTAATGCTTCGGATCACGCCTAGAGCAGTTGTCTCCTTCTGTGGGAGGCAAGTAGTGTAGCGGTGGTTGCTACAAGCTTTAACTTGCTTTTTATTCCACCTCCACCTTAAATTTCAGAATGATAACTTATCAAATATGATCCGTTCCAATATAAATTTGTGACCATCTTACTTTTGTTATTACATATGCCTTGCTCTTTATTTATAACTTGGTAATGGCTCTTGTTGGCATAACTAGGATGATGCTTAAGTTGTCAAATAAGGAGAGACATTTATGGTATAAGCGGTGTATACTCTCTTTGTAGAATTATTCTTGGCATTGCATCACAAGGCATGGCATTTGCATCGCATTTGCATTTTTGGGTGCTAATGGTTTTCTTTTATATGACTTTAATTGACAATGGTGGTGAAAAGTGAATCCTCTCCAAGGTTTGGCGATGAATTGGTTTTATTTATGTATCAGGGTGTTGGAGTTGTCATTGTGATTAATTTTTCCATTGAGGAGCTTTAATTGCTGGTATTAGTTAAAGCATGGTCTAATGAGCTTGTGGATTAAATCGCTTGCGCAGGTACGCGCTGGATGTGAACGCAGAGAGGGCGGACGACGTGGTCACCCACCAGCGGCTGCTCGAGGAGGCGCGCGATCCGGAACGCCGGCCCGCCTTGTCCGTGCGCGTCGTGCAGGTCAGAAATCCAGTAATCCATCCATCCACCCATTGGAATTGGATCCACTGTAATCGCATGGTTGCATGTTGCACACGCGTCGATTTTGATTTGCGCTTCGTTCAGAAATGTGTGCATCGTTTCCTGACCAAGTACCTCTCTGTGTTCGATAATGCCAAAGTCTAAGATTGTGAAAAGATGCTTTTTATGATGTTATTATCCTTTTGTTCCAGGAGTTCACACACCTTTGCGACATGAGTGATGATACTGATCACAGTGTACATCTCATTTCCAGGTAAACAATTTCCTCCTATGCGATGCTGGATTTTCGGTTTTTTCTTTCCTTATTTGTTTAGCATTTCAGGATGTATAATATGAATAAAATCACCCTTCTGGACCCCAATAGACTGTTTCTGATATTTCGGAGTTGCAGTTTTATAAATGGCTAACATGGCTAAATTGTGGTGGTATTTACCTTTCGAAGAATGCATTTTTTtcctttattaaaaaaaaaaatgaGAGCAGTAGACAGTAAGCTCTAATGCTTTGCTGCGAATCGGCTCCATATATGTCTTGACGTGCCTTTTCTTTAAAAACACTGATCTTAATATGTGGATATATACTATTTTCCTTGAATACAAGAAAATCCACACTTTCTTAAGtttgatatatatataaatcTTGGTTAGGGGTGGAAGCATCTCCAAAAAGGCCGATACTTGCCGTAGCTAGCATCTTTAAGCTTTTTGTTTCATTCTGGTTTGATGACATTGCATGAAACTGATAGattatcatatgtggaggccttCACTTTTCCCGAGTACATAAAACTTAAGCTCATATTTAGGGACATATAGAGCCTGTTGATATGCAAACAATTTGAGAAGTTATATTCTCTGTTAACTCATTGTTCTCTCTGTTCTGAATCTTGCAGGCCAATGCATGAGATAACTTTTGCAACTATTGATAAGCCAAAGCTCCTTAGTCAGGTAGTCACACTTCTTTTTCCTTGGAGTGTGGAAATTCTTTGACACGGCTACTCACAGAATTAGCCCTGGCATAGTTAATAGAGCTAACTAAATTCAGTAAATTAAGAAGCCAGCATACATAATGAATGAAAAAATAGTTTTAACAAAGAACTTGGTAATAGTAGGAAGAAACTAACAAAATACATTAAAGCCATTTCCAGAGTAAACTTATGTTGTGAACTGGCAACTACTTGCCACCTGACACTCTGTCGTCTATGCATTATTTTACAGCTGACCTGTTTGCTTGCCGAGCTCGGTCTTGACATCCAAGAAGCACATGCATTTTCAACAATTGATGACTACTCATTGGATGTATTTGTCGTCACTGGATGGCATCTTGAGGTACATAGTTGAGGTACTCATTGTCGTCATTGGATGTATTTGTCGTCACTGGATGGCATCttgaggactagtgctaggtgatgtggttggactttattgtaatatttgtggtttatggttctgacttgtgcttggattttatGAACTtatcgtaataaacatgtgaatgatgatgaacatgtgacttgtcgttgtaatatattgtgagaaaatgggttctgtgtgatatatatatgtgatggttgatatatatatgtatatatatgaaatgcttgtgtcgatggaatgcaaaaaacaaaacaaaaaattaaatttctgcctctttgacgagggcaatgaccaaggccctcggcaaagaagggtcctttgccgagggccgtcccattgcccttggcaaagattcattggaaaaattctggaacatttctttgccgagggccatggttggaggccctcgacaaagacttattttaaaaaaaaattaaaatttctttgccgagggcctacggggaagccctcggcaaagatttttcaaaaaaaaaagaataattctttgccgagggccgtcccattgccctcggcaaagattttttggaaaaattctgcaacatttctttgccgagggccatggttggaggccctcggcaaagatttttcaaaaaaaaaagaataattctttgccgagggcccccggagacggccctcggcaaagactccgtcccaggcgccggtgccgtgacggctgcttttctttgccgagtgccggttcagccctcagcaaaggctttgccgagtgtccgataaagggccctcggcaaagaccctcttcgccgactcaaaatttcccgagagctctttgccgagggccgccctcggcaaagcctttgccgagggttaatgggcctttgccgagggcctcaggccctcggcaaagaggccgtctccagtagtgcTGCCAGGTGATCATCAAGTATTACTAGGAAATCTATTTGTGCTTTGCATCCTGACGTACAAATTGTTGTGCAGTTATTTCTATCAATTTGATCTAATAATAATGAGCTAACTATCTTTGTTGGATTTATTTAATTGAGTTTAGTTTAATCTTATTTACTTAAATCAAATACATTCTAAGGTATGTAATAAATGTAAGGTACAATGAAGGACTAATCTCATATGGAAAATTAATTGGAGATTGATTCAGCTTAAATGAGTCGCTATTGTATGTACCTGTTGCGAGGTCAAAAAATAGAAAGCGAGCCACAAGTCCATATGCCGTGGCATAGACCGGAAAGCGAGCCACAAAGTCCACGTGTGGTGGCATGGGCTTGGGCGTAGGCAAACCAAGTGTACATGCAGGTTTTGTAGCTCCAAACTGACTAACGATGTGTTGGAGGAGTATCTACAATATATCGGACCTTGGATTATTGTCATGTGTATACGTTTGGCACTCGTGAAAGTGAGAAGAGTAGGAATAAGGGACACACGAATAGCCATAGATCTACGTTTGCTGTTTGTCAATTGTCAAAGTGAGAAGAGTAGGAATGAGAGACACACAAACGGGATGGAGAGTGATGGACTAAGAAGGGTGATAGCGAGGggacaaatgaaaaaaaaatactgcttttaatttaatatttatttatatatttatagtgtaatCGATTGAATTCTTGCATTCTCCTATGACTAAATTTATTAATTCATGGTTGGGGCAACACTTATTTGACTGCTAGGTGTGACTGGGCCCCTTTGGACCTCCTTAAGATAAGGAAAATGAGATCCAAACAGGCATATTATAAGTAGGGATGCCTGTGATCCAACCACAGATTATGAGAATCCAAGTATCCACCTTGACCTTACTATACGAAGATAATTGGTGTAAAATGCACTCAACCACCTATACTATCTTGCTATAAATAATTTAGGGATCCAAACAACCCAGATTTTTTAGTTAGGAATTTAGATTTTACAATCACTATCTATAATCTAAATTCTCATAATCTACTAGGTCCAAACAAACCCTAGAATGGGAAAGGAAAAAGAGAGAGGTGGGCTTTGTAAGATCCAGAAGGATTCTACTTCCAAAATGTTTTGGTCTAGTAGGCCCAACTAACTCGCTTGACTCACCTTGCCAAGCAAGGACAGCCTTGCCATGCAAGGTAAAACCATATCTAAACAGTCACCCAAGGCAATCTGTCCTAGGATCCGAACAACTACTCCACTCCAACTTCTGCTCAGCAGGTGTCGCAAGCCTCAACAATGAAATCAAACAGCCCCTTTGTTCCTTAGAGACCGATGAATCTTGGGTGTCTATCGGGTCAGGCTTGCAGTTTCTCCTCCTATGCATGAGGGATGGAGGTTCAAGTGAGGTCACGGATCTAATGTTGGAGAGGTGTTGGTGCTTCAATTAGTTCTAGACGGTTCCAGTCCAACATAGAAGACCTCTTCAGCACTCCTGTTCAACACTAGCAAACAATCACTACGTAAAAAAACGATTTTTGGCAAcagttcaatttttttttgtaggggcggctggtgatggatccgcccctacagtggcgtgtttgggtgcccagacaccagctgcccctacaaatggaacagcagggacggctggtgatactagccgcccctataaatggggtctgatttataggggcggctcaatcaccagctgcccctggagttgctatttgtaggggcggctggtgattgagccgcccctacaaatgcccacgtatacatagctccgatttatagcggcggctcaatcaccagccgcccctataaatgacccACATGTAAAACAGCTgcaacaccttcttcctcctcgggtcactcactccaacacgtgaaaaaaggtagggaggccttggacacctcccaaaaattgctctactaaggggggaaggttttggtctcaaattctttggtggagaggttgtagaaggtaagaaaatgctattccacacttttttttgaagttttaatggttggttagtgagtaattagagttttgtttttctctctcttctatggtgcttgagctacttatgaagcaaattagatcctagttttaaatgtactagggtaaattagggaggggaataagatcatacccttatttggtccatgttttttgattttagtgaataattagttagttttatggatgtttcatgtgcatgtggatctagatctagggtttggtttttttattaattttgtttttgtaaatttatgtttgatgaaattggactagggtttgtatgaaagatattgggtaaagtataattgttgctaattgttgtctttgaaattgtttattgtaatcaataaatatatattttaattatttatggataaatgggccgataattaattttcctctaccatggtgtgtttgtatgcttcatgtaattatattagatttatattcatatatatctgaagtatatacaattattctcaagtaattattactttgattcatttttatatatatctgaataagtagtcctttaatgtttgttttgttgttgttgtaaaagatggagtatatgaactcttggatgtatggttcgttaaggttcaaggcagatttccatgaagaggtggataaatttattgaagccgcaaagaagcatgcaacgacattgaaagagaataaggatacaattctttgcccctgtaaagattgcaagaaccgtatggcatggacagatgtgactatcatcagatcacatttgattatgcgaggatttgttgaggactacacagtgtggattcatcatggtgaaacggttattgttaacaacgaggatgaggaggaacacgacgatgaaaccatagaatccctgtcccaatattcagcagagcttgatgcatgaatggatttcgagtttggtaatgaacaaggtggtgatgctggtggttgggatggtaacgatgaaggtggtgccaataatgatggtggagcacgtgtcggggatgaagatgatttggaggacatgattcgagcccttggatcagagattttactaaataacccgaaaggtctagaaaatttggaaagggtgacaaaagcatcgaaggagactgtgtatggtgttgaaaagggctgtctgacacattggacattgctacgttttgtgcttgagctgctcatcctgaaggctaagtacggctggtcagactatagtttcaatgatctattgcatcttctatcatgggtgctgccacaaccaaactcagttcccgccaacacataccaagcaaagaaggtcataagtccattgacaatgggggttgaaaaaatccatgcatgccccaaccactgaaTACTTTGTTGTGGCGAAACGtttaagtcactggataaatgtccccggtgtgggaccagccggtacaagaacaatgacctttatagtggggacgaaccctccacagagaaaaagaggaataagaagggtacaaaaaaggtggtacaagaatctcagcccccaaaggacactccattaggcaacgatgcaaagcagagaagaattcctgccttggtaatgtggtacctgtcaGTGACCGACCatttgagacgtatcttcctaaaccctaaagaagccacactcatgacatggtgggatgatgagcgcaaggtggatgatgataagattgcacacccgactgattatagtcagtggcaaaggtttgatgagaagcacaaagaattcaatgatgacccaaggaatgtacggtttggcttgagcaccgatggaatgaatcccttcaatgagaggatgagcgaccacaacacatggccagtgatcttgaccatgtacaacatcccaacatggctatgtcagaagagaaagtaccttctcctcactattcttatttctggccctaaacaaccaggcattgatatagacgtgttcctcgagcctttgatgcaagaaatggagaggctatggaggcatggggagcagatgtacgatgcgttccgaaaggaggacttcatatgtagagcaataatatttgttaataccaatgattaccccgcgctgtttgctttgtctggacagatcaaagggaagatgagatgcttggtttgcttagatggtactatatgggtgtacctggatgcatccaagaagatagtttacctaaggaaccgacgcttcttaaagataagtcacaggtaccgcagcaaattattctttagattttatgactacgccccggagattgaaccccctccagagagacgtcataacggagaacacgtgtacagaatggtgaaaaatatatgcgtcgtctatggaaagaagaatctggatgggacgaacagagatagaagcacacctcctatcgaaggcgtacctttcaaaaaacaattgatcttctttcagtatctaccttattggccagacttggaggtcccccatgccattgatgctatgcacgtgcagaagaatgtctttgagagtcgcattgctaccttgatggacacaggcaagtcaaaggatggtctaaaagcacggaaagacatggtgcagctaaatgtgatgccacagcttcacccggtacctgaggctaatggaaaatacactctgcccgtggcgtgcttcaacctaacaccagatgagaagagagctatatgcactttcctgagggggatcaaagtcccaactgggttttcagcaaatgtgaagaagctagtgtcgatgaaggacttgtcaataacacactgcaaggctcatgattgccaactggagatgtgtttagctcctgctttttttgatataatgccacatctcatgattcacatggttcatcaaatacagacactaggcccttgctacttgcatgaaatgtggtcctacaagcggttcatgtcggttctaagttgatacgtgcataatcgagcatacccagagggctccatgatagagggttatagtactgaagaagtcgtcgagtactatcaagagtacctaaaagtatagaaaggaatTGGTAAAcatgattctcgtcacaagggtaggctggctaggaagggcactagtggtagaaaagtgttcatcgaccatg encodes:
- the LOC136473332 gene encoding serine/threonine-protein kinase STY46-like isoform X1, translating into MLRITPRAVVSFCGRYALDVNAERADDVVTHQRLLEEARDPERRPALSVRVVQEFTHLCDMSDDTDHSVHLISRPMHEITFATIDKPKLLSQLTCLLAELGLDIQEAHAFSTIDDYSLDVFVVTGWHLEVHS
- the LOC136473332 gene encoding serine/threonine-protein kinase STY46-like isoform X2, coding for MVVKSESSPRYALDVNAERADDVVTHQRLLEEARDPERRPALSVRVVQEFTHLCDMSDDTDHSVHLISRPMHEITFATIDKPKLLSQLTCLLAELGLDIQEAHAFSTIDDYSLDVFVVTGWHLEVHS